Proteins from a genomic interval of Medicago truncatula cultivar Jemalong A17 chromosome 3, MtrunA17r5.0-ANR, whole genome shotgun sequence:
- the LOC11429849 gene encoding phosphatidate phosphatase PAH2 isoform X2 has translation MQAVGRLGSYISQGVYTVSGPFHPFGGAVDIVVVQQQDGSFKSSPWYVRFGKFQGVLKSKEKIVQINVNDVEADFQMYLDNKGEAFFLREVDADEAVLIDPLESVDDIDHQSLRTKSCNFDSEDRKIIGRTSSKRSRILGLMFGRRSVSGEFEDGVGNKERAEIAANLLDIKWSTNQDGDHAVVVENEDGSIGVVKDEKVLSEEVSVVEGVEEGSKVKIVCCSSEQTHEVMYLAHGESGEVHVHDQVLHSLISQGTETEGVTKSADVVEIFEIHSQTQKIDSSDSEPSMYNVVDVENLTTSPKPQTNSLDIGHCSSEKAESYSVTNASSYNSEDDQGLCENNTKDKDVSSTLSTTQYSLGDCLPGETSRRLPPSSSDEENFLFSDLDENRMNDRYEGSLTPEYIDKDDSISYEDGTETSRVTSCPIVIPRNEDAAGEVGQNTGSLPNISSGNNSMRQQVRFPLSQSLDSTYPGKDDLKCLNLDEYKEKQLPHEQEGGKAYQDSEEVKDTTLNLPPGGTSTSSSPPGGNWRIWPFSLSRTGSRDSSPPIPNDAKSDIFGNSPENKICTDANKNDTKPNLTKKKVRELTPTSEQIASLNLKEGRNIVTFTFSTAMLGKQQVDAQIYLWKWNDRIVISDVDGTITKSDVLGQFMPLVGVDWSQTGVAHLFSAVKENGYKLLFLSARSISQAYITRQFLLNLKQDGKVLPEGPVVISPDGLFPSLYREVIRRAPHEFKIACLEVSFPLPLVDISP, from the exons ATGCAAGCGGTGGGGAGATTAGGGAGCTACATTAGTCAAGGCGTATACACCGTTTCCGGTCCCTTTCATCCATTCGGTGGCGCCGTCGACATCGTCGTTGTTCAACAACAAGACGGTTCATTCAAATCATCACCATGGTATGTTCGGTTCGGTAAATTCCAAGGTGTTTTAAAATCCAAAGAAAAAATCGTTCAAATCAATGTTAATGATGTTGAAGCTGATTTTCAAATGTATCTTGATAACAAAGGAGAAGCATTTTTTCTTAGAGAAGTTGATGCTGATGAAGCCGTTTTGATTGATCCGTTAGAATCTGTTGATGATATTGATCATCAATCTTTGAGGACTAAGAGTTGTAATTTTGATTCTGAGGATAGGAAGATTATAGGGAGGACTAGTTCTAAGCGTTCACGAATACTTGGTCTTATGTTTGGGAGAAGGTCTGTGAGTGGTGAATTTGAAGATGGTGTTGGGAATAAAGAACGTGCTGAGATTGCCGCAAATTTGTTGGATATTAAGTGGTCTACGAATCAAGATGGCGATCATGCTGTGGTAGTGGAGAATGAGGATGGTTCTATTGGTGTTGTAAAGGATGAAAAGGTATTGAGTGAAGAGGTTTCTGTGGTAGAGGGTGTTGAAGAGGGTTCTAAAGTGAAGATAGTTTGTTGCTCAAGTGAACAAACTCATGAGGTTATGTATCTTGCTCATGGGGAAAGTGGTGAGGTTCATGTCCATGATCAAGTCTTGCATTCACTCATATCTCAG GGTACCGAAACTGAGGGAGTCACTAAGAGTGCTGATGTAGTGGAGATCTTTGAGATTCATTCTCAGACTCAGAAAATAGATTCTTCTGATTCTGAGCCTAGTATGTACAATGTGGTAGATGTTGAGAACCTAACAACATCTCCTAAACCTCAAACTAACAGTTTGGATATAGGACACTGTTCAAGTGAGAAAGCTGAGTCATATAGTGTTACCAATGCTTCCAGTTACAACAGCGAGGATGACCAAGGATTATGTGAGAATAACACGAAAGATAAAGATGTCTCTAGCACGTTATCAACTACACAATACTCTCTTGGAGATTGTTTACCTGGTGAAACATCAAGGAGATTGCCGCCCTCAAGTTCAGATGAAGAGAATTTCCTTTTTAGTGACCTTGACGAAAACAGAATGAATGATCGATATGAGGGATCATTAACCCCTGAGTATATAGACAAAGACGATAGTATTTCTTACGAGGACGGCACTGAAACCTCAAGAGTGACATCCTGTCCCATAGTCATCCCTAGAAATGAGGATGCTGCGGGGGAAGTTGGGCAGAATACAGGATCCTTGCCAAATATTTCTTCTGGTAATAATAGTATGCGCCAACAAGTTCGTTTTCCTTTAAGTCAATCACTGGACTCGACATATCCTGGCAAAGATGACCTGAAATGCTTAAACTTAGACGAGTACAAAGAAAAGCAGTTACCGCATGAGCAGGAAGGTGGCAAAGCTTATCAAGATTCTGAAGAAGTCAAAGATACTACGCTGAATCTGCCCCCCG gTGGCACATCAACAAGCAGCTCTCCACCTGGTGGTAATTGGAGAATTTGGCCTTTCTCCTTGAGCAGAACAGGGTCTAGAGACTCTTCGCCACCTATTCCAAATGATGCCAAAAGTGATATTTTTGGTAATTCTCCAGAGAATAAGATTTGCACAGATGCGAACAAAAATGATACTAAACCCAATCTAACGAAAAAGAAGGTTAGGGAATTAACTCCAACTTCTGAACAGATAGCATCGTTGAATCTGAAGGAAGGGAGGAATATTGTAACCTTCACCTTTTCTACAGCTATGCTGGGGAAACAGCAG GTTGATGCTCAAATATATCTGTGGAAATGGAATGATCGTATAGTGATCTCAGATGTGGATGGAACAATTACAAA GTCAGATGTTCTTGGCCAGTTCATGCCTTTGGTTGGTGTTGACTGGTCACAGACTGGTGTTGCCCATTTATTCTCCGCAGTCAAG GAGAATGGTTACAAACTGCTTTTTCTCAGTGCTCGTTCAATTTCTCAAGCCTATATTACACGACAATTCCTACTGAATCTTAAACAG GATGGCAAAGTTTTACCAGAGGGTCCAGTTGTTATTTCCCCCGATGGACTTTTTCCCTCTCTATACCGTGAAG TTATTAGAAGGGCTCCTCATGAATTCAAAATTGCATGCTTAGAGGTCAGTTTCCCGCTTCCACTTGTTGATATATCGCCATAA
- the LOC11429849 gene encoding phosphatidate phosphatase PAH2 isoform X1 — MQAVGRLGSYISQGVYTVSGPFHPFGGAVDIVVVQQQDGSFKSSPWYVRFGKFQGVLKSKEKIVQINVNDVEADFQMYLDNKGEAFFLREVDADEAVLIDPLESVDDIDHQSLRTKSCNFDSEDRKIIGRTSSKRSRILGLMFGRRSVSGEFEDGVGNKERAEIAANLLDIKWSTNQDGDHAVVVENEDGSIGVVKDEKVLSEEVSVVEGVEEGSKVKIVCCSSEQTHEVMYLAHGESGEVHVHDQVLHSLISQGTETEGVTKSADVVEIFEIHSQTQKIDSSDSEPSMYNVVDVENLTTSPKPQTNSLDIGHCSSEKAESYSVTNASSYNSEDDQGLCENNTKDKDVSSTLSTTQYSLGDCLPGETSRRLPPSSSDEENFLFSDLDENRMNDRYEGSLTPEYIDKDDSISYEDGTETSRVTSCPIVIPRNEDAAGEVGQNTGSLPNISSGNNSMRQQVRFPLSQSLDSTYPGKDDLKCLNLDEYKEKQLPHEQEGGKAYQDSEEVKDTTLNLPPGGTSTSSSPPGGNWRIWPFSLSRTGSRDSSPPIPNDAKSDIFGNSPENKICTDANKNDTKPNLTKKKVRELTPTSEQIASLNLKEGRNIVTFTFSTAMLGKQQVDAQIYLWKWNDRIVISDVDGTITKSDVLGQFMPLVGVDWSQTGVAHLFSAVKENGYKLLFLSARSISQAYITRQFLLNLKQDGKVLPEGPVVISPDGLFPSLYREVIRRAPHEFKIACLESIKCLFPSDCNPFYAGFGNRDTDEISYLKVGIPLGKIFIINPRGEIVVNRSLDTKSYTSMHALVNGMFPSTSTSEQEDYNSWNFWKLPPSAFDF; from the exons ATGCAAGCGGTGGGGAGATTAGGGAGCTACATTAGTCAAGGCGTATACACCGTTTCCGGTCCCTTTCATCCATTCGGTGGCGCCGTCGACATCGTCGTTGTTCAACAACAAGACGGTTCATTCAAATCATCACCATGGTATGTTCGGTTCGGTAAATTCCAAGGTGTTTTAAAATCCAAAGAAAAAATCGTTCAAATCAATGTTAATGATGTTGAAGCTGATTTTCAAATGTATCTTGATAACAAAGGAGAAGCATTTTTTCTTAGAGAAGTTGATGCTGATGAAGCCGTTTTGATTGATCCGTTAGAATCTGTTGATGATATTGATCATCAATCTTTGAGGACTAAGAGTTGTAATTTTGATTCTGAGGATAGGAAGATTATAGGGAGGACTAGTTCTAAGCGTTCACGAATACTTGGTCTTATGTTTGGGAGAAGGTCTGTGAGTGGTGAATTTGAAGATGGTGTTGGGAATAAAGAACGTGCTGAGATTGCCGCAAATTTGTTGGATATTAAGTGGTCTACGAATCAAGATGGCGATCATGCTGTGGTAGTGGAGAATGAGGATGGTTCTATTGGTGTTGTAAAGGATGAAAAGGTATTGAGTGAAGAGGTTTCTGTGGTAGAGGGTGTTGAAGAGGGTTCTAAAGTGAAGATAGTTTGTTGCTCAAGTGAACAAACTCATGAGGTTATGTATCTTGCTCATGGGGAAAGTGGTGAGGTTCATGTCCATGATCAAGTCTTGCATTCACTCATATCTCAG GGTACCGAAACTGAGGGAGTCACTAAGAGTGCTGATGTAGTGGAGATCTTTGAGATTCATTCTCAGACTCAGAAAATAGATTCTTCTGATTCTGAGCCTAGTATGTACAATGTGGTAGATGTTGAGAACCTAACAACATCTCCTAAACCTCAAACTAACAGTTTGGATATAGGACACTGTTCAAGTGAGAAAGCTGAGTCATATAGTGTTACCAATGCTTCCAGTTACAACAGCGAGGATGACCAAGGATTATGTGAGAATAACACGAAAGATAAAGATGTCTCTAGCACGTTATCAACTACACAATACTCTCTTGGAGATTGTTTACCTGGTGAAACATCAAGGAGATTGCCGCCCTCAAGTTCAGATGAAGAGAATTTCCTTTTTAGTGACCTTGACGAAAACAGAATGAATGATCGATATGAGGGATCATTAACCCCTGAGTATATAGACAAAGACGATAGTATTTCTTACGAGGACGGCACTGAAACCTCAAGAGTGACATCCTGTCCCATAGTCATCCCTAGAAATGAGGATGCTGCGGGGGAAGTTGGGCAGAATACAGGATCCTTGCCAAATATTTCTTCTGGTAATAATAGTATGCGCCAACAAGTTCGTTTTCCTTTAAGTCAATCACTGGACTCGACATATCCTGGCAAAGATGACCTGAAATGCTTAAACTTAGACGAGTACAAAGAAAAGCAGTTACCGCATGAGCAGGAAGGTGGCAAAGCTTATCAAGATTCTGAAGAAGTCAAAGATACTACGCTGAATCTGCCCCCCG gTGGCACATCAACAAGCAGCTCTCCACCTGGTGGTAATTGGAGAATTTGGCCTTTCTCCTTGAGCAGAACAGGGTCTAGAGACTCTTCGCCACCTATTCCAAATGATGCCAAAAGTGATATTTTTGGTAATTCTCCAGAGAATAAGATTTGCACAGATGCGAACAAAAATGATACTAAACCCAATCTAACGAAAAAGAAGGTTAGGGAATTAACTCCAACTTCTGAACAGATAGCATCGTTGAATCTGAAGGAAGGGAGGAATATTGTAACCTTCACCTTTTCTACAGCTATGCTGGGGAAACAGCAG GTTGATGCTCAAATATATCTGTGGAAATGGAATGATCGTATAGTGATCTCAGATGTGGATGGAACAATTACAAA GTCAGATGTTCTTGGCCAGTTCATGCCTTTGGTTGGTGTTGACTGGTCACAGACTGGTGTTGCCCATTTATTCTCCGCAGTCAAG GAGAATGGTTACAAACTGCTTTTTCTCAGTGCTCGTTCAATTTCTCAAGCCTATATTACACGACAATTCCTACTGAATCTTAAACAG GATGGCAAAGTTTTACCAGAGGGTCCAGTTGTTATTTCCCCCGATGGACTTTTTCCCTCTCTATACCGTGAAG TTATTAGAAGGGCTCCTCATGAATTCAAAATTGCATGCTTAGAG AGTATCAAGTGTCTTTTCCCTTCCGATTGCAATCCGTTCTATGCTGGTTTTGGAAATAGGGATACTGATGAAATCAGTTACCTTAAGGTTGGAATCCCGTTGGGAAAAATCTTCATTATAAATCCCAGG GGAGAGATCGTCGTGAACCGAAGTCTTGACACAAAATCATACACTTCTATGCATGCACTCGTGAACGGAATGTTCCCCTCAACAAGCACTTCTGAGCAG GAGGATTATAATTCATGGAATTTCTGGAAGCTACCCCCTTCtgcatttgatttttga